The Blattabacterium sp. (Mastotermes darwiniensis) str. MADAR DNA window ATCCATTTTTTACTTTTTTAAGCTACTTTAAGCTACAATGTACTGAAAAAATATTTTGCATGCAGGTACCTGCGCAGGTACGTACGCAGGTACGTACGCGGGTACGTACGCAGGTACGTACGCAGGTACGTGCGCAGGTACGTGCGCAGGCACGTACTCGGGTACGTACGCAAGTACGTACGCAGGTACGTACGCAGGTACGTACGCAGGTACGTACGCAGGTACGTACGCAGGCACGTACGCAGGTACGTACGCAGGTACGTACGCAGGTACGTGCGCAGGTACGTGCGCAGACACGTACTCGGGTACGTACGCAAGTACGTACGCAGGTACGTACGCAGGTACGTACGCAGGCACGTACGCAGGCACGTACGCAGGTAGACGTCAATTATTACGTCAATTATTACGTATATATTATATATATAAATATAAAATATAAAAAATATATATATATATATGCCTATTTTTCTTAAACCGACCTGAACCCTAAAAAAACTAAAAACTTTATCTTTCTTGTATAAAAACTTTTCATAAAAAGAAACATAAAAAGAAAAAAGAAGATATACCCCCCAAACCCCCCAATCCCTAAAATAAAGCTTATAAAACGATTTTTAGAATAGGTAATTTATTTTACCATAGAAAACCATAGCCCTTTAACAAAAGTCCCAAAAAAGATGGTTATTTTAACTTTATAGAGCTTTTTTAAAATATAATCTTGACTAAGAAAAGAAAGATACTAAACCATCAAAAATTACAATTAGTGAAGTATAATTAAAATAAATAAAAATGAGCATCACAATTAAAATCCGTAATTTATCCCGTCACGCTCTCCCATCTTACGCTACAGAAGGATCCTCAGGAATAGATTTACAAGCCTATATAGAAAAGGATATTATTATTCCATCTATGGAAAGAAAAATTATCCCAACTGGAATCTATATGGAAATACCCACTGGATATGAAGCTCAAATACGACCAAGAAGTGGATTAGCTTTACATCATGGAATAACTGTTCTAAACAATCCAGGAACTATCGATTCAGATTATAGAGGAGAAATAAAAATCTTACTCATCAACCTATCTCATCATTCTTTTACCGTAAAAAATGGCGATAGAATAGCACAAATAGTAGTTTACAAACACGAAAAAGTAAAATGGAACCCATA harbors:
- the dut gene encoding dUTP diphosphatase translates to MSITIKIRNLSRHALPSYATEGSSGIDLQAYIEKDIIIPSMERKIIPTGIYMEIPTGYEAQIRPRSGLALHHGITVLNNPGTIDSDYRGEIKILLINLSHHSFTVKNGDRIAQIVVYKHEKVKWNP